Proteins encoded by one window of Phytohabitans houttuyneae:
- a CDS encoding NACHT domain-containing protein, with translation MPLSPWALAPTPTAPPGQSAGGVPVDVVVALIALAGVLVSAALGFWQWRRSQAAQRALEAERAERERDRLRYEDQLSRERALWDDSRQAAREVERVEEAALHEARRAAAKASDLRQSAEHYRTLLVEELRRLKILDMSKPLDLEALYVQLQVREEATRFASQEEMEALAQGTPERLLELSAKHAKDAQATAMRPEDAVRRFGRFVVLGDPGAGKTTMLRHLALRTARGEITPALTLPIYVELREFVDSGMGDVIAYAAHSCEHRYGFTGALDHLHEQLATGRAALLLDGLDEVLGGGSADEAERAYQLVAAEVDRIATRFPGAPIAVTCRRAGWRGGLRAFQVLDVLDFAWPQIVTFVENWFAADRTRAAGLKGALQANVRMSSLAANPLILSLVAIVYERDLELPERRAKLYDRCVEVLLKEWDSHRGIRRFGRFTTDRKRDLLEEIAWHFHGLGLRYYPERDLLAVIEDFLPTIDIEPAHAREILDEIAAQYGLLKIQATGWYGFLHLTLQEYFAAVSASERGPDAVAAVVAHRHDPWWEEVLLLLAGRAADASGLLLGVLGRDPTDLEPPAAGEPLAADDDILRQDLMLAARCLIGTPKVNLRWLRPAIIDATYDWMLSTPSESVAMDAARVLVSIGGRMLHDRLLDCLADREVAMLRRAWIADALGDSGSVRIAAALTGMLASWDLDRDEDDAYPATYMVRAIRRIGYAPAGDVLVGLLSGPRVDYNYNWSSTLAEAIATLAGASGAQRLLEVSDNVPEPTRYTRNDLIRGLKHSRDVATGERLLARIPSAPPEDVGAYVTAALGILGPAAARHVLDSLLKRSDTGWLEADPAALSAFTAKPSPDLVVPLTEAISDRRRAPELRWALVSVLEALPESVPTLLEIISRDAVDLWTRLCAATALGSLQHDAGRPALREALDELADGRLDGLWALGDYAIAPRIASAMVEIGDEALVQRKLVSMVQEVLSSASDRYDLDQFRLDTLLPALALTNLGRISKTVNDLIQAAVTADGILGTTWAEHIARADSVPVLLGMLRPETHDKVYAGHLLRIVARVVDDVQHVPQLLTLRQDPVHRGRVDDVFAALSRRCQVRIFEDGRVVEVRQPPA, from the coding sequence ATGCCGCTCTCCCCCTGGGCGCTCGCGCCCACCCCGACCGCACCGCCCGGGCAGTCCGCCGGCGGAGTGCCCGTCGATGTGGTGGTCGCCCTCATCGCCCTCGCCGGCGTGCTGGTCAGCGCGGCCCTCGGGTTCTGGCAGTGGCGGCGCTCCCAGGCGGCACAGCGGGCGCTGGAGGCGGAGCGGGCCGAGCGCGAGCGGGATCGGCTGCGGTACGAGGACCAGCTCTCCCGGGAGCGGGCCCTGTGGGACGACAGCCGGCAGGCCGCCCGCGAGGTCGAGCGCGTGGAGGAGGCGGCGCTGCACGAGGCGCGCCGGGCCGCCGCGAAGGCGAGCGACCTGCGCCAGTCCGCCGAGCACTACCGCACCCTCCTGGTCGAGGAGCTGCGCCGACTCAAGATCCTCGACATGTCCAAGCCGCTCGACCTCGAAGCGCTGTACGTGCAGCTCCAGGTGCGCGAGGAGGCCACCCGCTTCGCCAGCCAGGAGGAGATGGAGGCGCTCGCGCAGGGTACGCCCGAGCGCCTGCTCGAGCTGTCCGCCAAGCACGCCAAGGACGCGCAGGCGACGGCCATGCGGCCCGAGGACGCGGTACGCCGCTTCGGGCGCTTCGTCGTGCTCGGCGACCCCGGCGCGGGCAAGACCACGATGCTGCGGCACCTCGCGCTGCGTACCGCCCGGGGTGAGATCACCCCCGCCCTCACGCTGCCGATCTACGTCGAGCTGCGCGAGTTCGTCGACAGCGGCATGGGCGACGTGATCGCGTACGCCGCGCACAGCTGCGAGCACCGGTACGGCTTCACCGGCGCCCTCGACCACCTGCACGAGCAGCTCGCCACGGGTCGGGCCGCGCTGCTGCTGGACGGCCTGGACGAGGTGCTCGGCGGCGGCTCGGCCGACGAGGCGGAGCGGGCGTACCAGCTCGTGGCCGCCGAGGTGGACCGCATCGCCACCCGCTTTCCGGGCGCGCCGATCGCGGTCACCTGCAGGCGGGCCGGCTGGCGGGGTGGGCTGCGCGCGTTCCAGGTGCTCGACGTGCTGGACTTCGCGTGGCCGCAGATCGTGACGTTCGTCGAAAACTGGTTCGCCGCCGACCGCACCCGCGCCGCCGGGCTCAAGGGCGCGCTGCAGGCGAACGTGCGGATGAGCAGCCTGGCCGCCAACCCGCTGATCCTGTCGCTGGTCGCCATCGTGTACGAGCGCGACCTCGAACTGCCCGAGCGCCGTGCCAAGCTCTACGACCGCTGCGTCGAGGTGCTGCTCAAGGAGTGGGACTCGCACCGCGGGATCCGCCGCTTCGGCCGCTTCACCACGGACCGCAAGCGCGACCTGCTGGAAGAGATCGCCTGGCACTTCCACGGCCTCGGCCTGCGCTACTACCCCGAGCGCGACCTGCTCGCCGTCATCGAGGACTTCCTGCCGACGATCGACATCGAGCCGGCGCACGCGCGGGAGATCCTCGACGAGATCGCCGCGCAGTACGGCCTGCTGAAGATCCAGGCCACCGGCTGGTACGGCTTCCTGCACCTCACGCTCCAGGAGTACTTCGCCGCCGTATCGGCCAGCGAGCGCGGCCCGGACGCGGTGGCGGCCGTGGTGGCGCACCGGCACGACCCGTGGTGGGAAGAGGTGTTGCTGCTGCTGGCCGGCCGCGCCGCCGACGCGTCGGGCCTGCTGCTGGGTGTGCTCGGCCGTGACCCCACCGACCTGGAGCCGCCGGCGGCGGGCGAACCGCTCGCGGCGGACGACGACATCCTGCGCCAGGACCTGATGCTCGCGGCGCGCTGCCTGATCGGCACCCCGAAGGTCAACCTGCGCTGGCTGCGCCCCGCGATCATCGACGCCACCTACGACTGGATGCTCAGCACACCGTCCGAGTCGGTCGCGATGGACGCCGCCCGCGTCCTTGTCTCGATCGGCGGCCGGATGCTGCACGACCGCCTGCTGGACTGCCTGGCCGACCGCGAGGTCGCGATGCTACGCCGGGCGTGGATCGCGGACGCGCTTGGCGACTCGGGCTCGGTCCGGATCGCCGCCGCCCTCACCGGCATGCTCGCCAGCTGGGATCTGGACCGCGACGAGGACGATGCCTACCCGGCGACCTACATGGTCCGCGCCATCCGCCGGATTGGCTACGCACCCGCTGGCGACGTCTTGGTCGGCCTGCTGTCCGGACCCCGTGTCGACTACAACTACAACTGGTCCAGCACCCTGGCCGAGGCCATCGCCACGCTCGCCGGCGCCAGCGGAGCACAGCGGCTGCTGGAGGTCAGCGACAACGTTCCGGAGCCGACCCGATACACCCGCAACGACCTCATCAGAGGTCTCAAACACTCCCGGGACGTGGCCACGGGCGAGCGGCTGCTGGCCCGCATACCGAGCGCACCTCCCGAGGACGTGGGGGCCTACGTCACCGCCGCGCTCGGCATCCTGGGTCCGGCGGCCGCGCGACACGTGCTGGACAGCCTGCTCAAGCGAAGCGACACCGGCTGGTTGGAGGCGGACCCTGCCGCGCTCTCCGCGTTTACGGCAAAGCCGTCGCCCGACCTCGTCGTCCCCCTGACCGAGGCGATCTCCGACCGGCGGCGGGCGCCCGAACTCCGCTGGGCGCTGGTCTCGGTGCTGGAGGCGCTACCTGAGTCGGTCCCCACCCTGTTGGAGATCATCTCGCGCGACGCCGTGGACCTCTGGACCCGCCTGTGCGCCGCCACCGCCCTCGGCAGCCTCCAGCACGACGCCGGACGGCCGGCCCTGCGCGAGGCACTCGACGAGCTCGCCGACGGCAGGCTCGACGGCCTGTGGGCGCTGGGCGATTACGCGATCGCGCCGAGGATCGCTTCCGCCATGGTGGAAATCGGCGACGAGGCGCTCGTGCAACGCAAGCTCGTGTCAATGGTGCAGGAGGTCCTCTCCTCAGCCTCCGATCGCTACGATCTCGACCAGTTCCGCCTCGACACGCTGCTGCCTGCTCTGGCCCTGACCAACCTCGGGCGGATTTCCAAGACGGTGAACGATCTGATACAGGCCGCCGTGACCGCCGACGGGATCCTGGGCACGACCTGGGCGGAACACATCGCCCGCGCGGACAGCGTGCCTGTCCTGCTGGGCATGCTGCGGCCGGAGACGCATGACAAGGTCTACGCGGGCCACCTCCTACGGATCGTCGCGCGGGTCGTCGACGACGTACAGCACGTGCCCCAACTGCTCACGCTGCGCCAGGACCCTGTCCACCGCGGCCGCGTCGACGACGTCTTCGCGGCCCTCTCCCGGCGGTGCCAGGTCCGGATCTTCGAGGATGGCCGTGTCGTCGAGGTGAGGCAGCCGCCCGCCTAA
- a CDS encoding acetoin utilization protein AcuC: MTPADGTVVVWDEALLAYDMGDHPLDPVRVELTIALARELGVLDRPGVRVVAPKPADDAALTRVHRADYIDAVRAAPDDPFFSGWGLNTPDNPVFDGMHDASALVCGATLAAAEAVWRGEARRAVNVAGGLHHAMPARAAGFCVYNDPAVAIARMLDLGAERVAYIDIDVHHGDGVQAVFYGDPRVLTVSLHETPLALFPGTGFPEETGGEGAEGTSVNIALPPGTSDPGWLRAFHAVVPSVVRAFRPQVLFTQCGADSHRLDPLADLRLSVDGQRAAHLALRDLADELCEGRWIATGGGGYALVEVVPRTWTHLLATATGDPIDPAALTPLGWRDLAKRRRPGRDVPLRMTDDADVSYRPWQPESEPDTIDRAIMATRKAVFPLHGLDPHDPRD, from the coding sequence ATGACTCCTGCGGACGGCACCGTGGTGGTGTGGGACGAGGCCCTGCTGGCGTACGACATGGGCGACCACCCCCTCGACCCGGTCCGCGTGGAGCTGACCATCGCGCTCGCCCGCGAGCTTGGCGTGCTCGACCGGCCCGGCGTCCGCGTCGTCGCGCCCAAGCCGGCCGACGACGCCGCGCTCACCCGCGTGCACCGCGCCGACTACATCGACGCGGTGCGGGCCGCTCCCGATGACCCGTTCTTCAGCGGATGGGGGCTGAACACGCCGGACAACCCCGTCTTCGACGGCATGCACGACGCGAGCGCGCTGGTCTGCGGCGCCACGCTCGCGGCCGCCGAGGCGGTGTGGCGCGGTGAAGCGCGGCGAGCGGTCAACGTGGCCGGCGGGCTGCACCACGCGATGCCCGCGCGGGCGGCCGGCTTCTGCGTCTACAACGACCCGGCGGTCGCCATCGCCCGCATGCTCGACCTGGGTGCGGAGCGCGTGGCGTACATCGACATCGACGTCCACCACGGCGACGGCGTGCAGGCCGTCTTCTACGGCGACCCGCGCGTGCTCACGGTCAGCCTGCATGAGACGCCGCTCGCGCTCTTTCCCGGCACCGGTTTTCCGGAGGAGACGGGAGGCGAGGGCGCGGAGGGTACGTCGGTCAACATCGCGCTGCCGCCCGGCACGTCCGATCCCGGCTGGCTGCGCGCCTTCCACGCGGTGGTGCCGTCGGTGGTACGCGCGTTCCGCCCGCAGGTGCTCTTCACCCAGTGCGGCGCCGACAGCCACCGCCTCGACCCGCTGGCCGACCTCCGCCTGTCCGTCGACGGCCAGCGCGCCGCCCACCTGGCCCTGCGCGACCTGGCCGACGAGCTGTGCGAGGGGCGGTGGATCGCGACGGGCGGCGGCGGGTACGCGCTTGTCGAGGTCGTGCCCCGCACCTGGACCCACCTGCTGGCCACGGCCACGGGCGACCCGATCGACCCCGCGGCGCTGACCCCGCTGGGCTGGCGCGACCTGGCCAAGCGCCGCCGCCCCGGCCGCGACGTGCCGCTGCGCATGACCGACGACGCCGACGTGTCGTACCGCCCGTGGCAGCCAGAGAGCGAGCCGGACACGATCGACCGCGCCATCATGGCGACGCGCAAGGCCGTCTTTCCCCTGCACGGCCTGGACCCGCACGACCCGAGGGACTGA